The Anaerobranca gottschalkii DSM 13577 sequence TAAAGTTTTATAAGTTTTCTGTAACGGTGACTATTAAGTGGAACAGGAAAAAAGGGTGCATTTTATCGGAATTGGTGGATATGGAATGAGTGCTATTGCAAAGATCCTCTTAGAAATGGGATATATTGTAACAGGCTCAGACTTGAATAAATCAAAGATAGTGGAAAGTTTAATGGAAAAGGGTGTTAAAATTTATATCGGTCATCACAAAGATTACCTTGGAGATGCCCAAGTTGTAGTATATTCCACTGCCATACCAGAAGATAATCCTGAACTTGTGGAAAGTAGAAAAAGGGGATTAAAAGTATACCATCGCTCTGAAATGTTAGCTTTAATCCTCAATAAAGGTTATGGAATTGCTATTGCCGGGGCCCATGGTAAGACTACTACAACATCAATGACCGCCTTTATTTTAGAACAAGGGGGTAAAGACCCAACTGCCCTTATTGGTGGAGAGTTAAGTAATTTTGAAGGAAATGCCCGGTTAGGTAGTAGTAATATTGTAGTAGCTGAAGCCTGTGAAAGTGATCATTCTTTTTTAAGGTATAAGCCTAATATTGCATTAATAACTAACATAGAAGCTGACCATCTAGAGCATTATGAAGGTAGTTTTGCTAAACTCTTAGATACCTTTTACCAGTTTTTGCAAAATCTCAAAGAAGATGGTTGTGCTGTAGTTTATTACGATGACCCTAATGTTCGGGAAATAATTCAAAGGGGCTTTGATAAAAAGTTGATCACTTATGGATTATCCCAGACTAATGATTATTATCCCCAAAACATTCAATTAAAGGAAAGGGGATCGAGATTTGAACTTTATCATAAAGGAAGAAATCTCGGTACAATAGAACTTTCTGTTCCTGGAGAACACAATATTTTAAACTCTTTAGGGGCGACAATTATTGGCTTGTTACAAGGGGTAGAATTTGAGGATATTAAAAAGGCATTAAAGGAATTTAGAGGAGCCAAAAGGAGATTTCAAATAATCTATGATGGTAAAATTTTAGTGGTAGATGACTATGCCCATCACCCCACAGAGATTAAGGCAACTTTAAAGGCAGCTGCTAAGGCTGGATATAAAAGGGTAATAGGGGTATTTCAACCCCAAAGATATACCCG is a genomic window containing:
- the murC gene encoding UDP-N-acetylmuramate--L-alanine ligase, coding for MEQEKRVHFIGIGGYGMSAIAKILLEMGYIVTGSDLNKSKIVESLMEKGVKIYIGHHKDYLGDAQVVVYSTAIPEDNPELVESRKRGLKVYHRSEMLALILNKGYGIAIAGAHGKTTTTSMTAFILEQGGKDPTALIGGELSNFEGNARLGSSNIVVAEACESDHSFLRYKPNIALITNIEADHLEHYEGSFAKLLDTFYQFLQNLKEDGCAVVYYDDPNVREIIQRGFDKKLITYGLSQTNDYYPQNIQLKERGSRFELYHKGRNLGTIELSVPGEHNILNSLGATIIGLLQGVEFEDIKKALKEFRGAKRRFQIIYDGKILVVDDYAHHPTEIKATLKAAAKAGYKRVIGVFQPQRYTRTHFLMEEFAQSFNFADKVIIGDIYSAGEKPIEGVSAEKLVEKIKENGHKDVMYIPSIEEIYQYLKGEAREGDLVLTMGAGDIFKVSYSLADFLNNDGEEKELK